In Portunus trituberculatus isolate SZX2019 chromosome 28, ASM1759143v1, whole genome shotgun sequence, one genomic interval encodes:
- the LOC123510339 gene encoding uncharacterized protein LOC123510339, which translates to MSQEDLAATAVSFKAPPFYSQDPSLWFCLLECSFKASKITNSLTKFNHAVSFLPSDVLTHISVVISTAASSDTPYEDLKTALLTSLQSSVATRLRELLSSEELGDEKPSQLLSRMKQLLGDKYQAFDADLFKQLFYQRLPPAIQRSLFSVKDTLKPDAIAKLADDFLAILPATPASPVSSVTTTQNDTQLSHLTKLISQLTTEVNYLKKQLHDGRRSRSSTPRRLQRRSRSRSPGLCWYHNKFGAKANKCVSPCTYNTSNTNGEQ; encoded by the coding sequence atgtCTCAGGAAGACCTTGCTGCGACGGCGGTGTCTTTTAAGGCACCTCCCTTCTACTCGCAGGACCCATCCTTGTGGTTCTGTCTCTTGGAGTGCAGCTTCAAGGCATCCAAGATCACTAACAGCCTCACCAAATTCAACCATGCTGTTAGCTTCTTGCCATCCGACGTGCTTACACATATCTCTGTCGTCATCTCCACTGCTGCCTCCTCTGACACTCCCTATGAAGATTTGAAGACTGCCCTACTAACGAGTCTACAATCTTCCGTCGCCACCCGTCTCCGTGAGCTCCTCTCTAGTGAGGAATTAGGTGATGAGAAGCCGTCACAGTTGCTGAGTCGCATGAAGCAACTGCTTGGTGACAAGTACCAAGCCTTCGACGCTGATCTCTTCAAGCAACTGTTCTACCAGCGCCTTCCTCCTGCCATCCAGCGTAGCCTCTTCAGCGTCAAGGACACTTTGAAACCTGACGCCATCGCTAAGTTGGCAGACGACTTCCTGGCGATTCTTCCTGCAACACCTGCTTCTCCTGTGTCTTCTGTCACTACCACACAGAATGACACCCAGTTGTCTCACCTTACCAAGCTCATCTCTCAGCTTACCACCGAGGTTAACTACTTGAAGAAGCAACTGCATGATGGCCGTCGCTCACGTTCCTCCACTCCTCGCCGCCTCCAGCGCCGCTCCCGTTCTAGGAGCCCAGGTCTGTGTTGGTACCACAACAAGTTTGGTGCCAAGGCCAACAAGTGCGTTTCCCCATGCACCTACAACACGTCAAACACCAACGGCGAGCAGTGA